A part of Setaria viridis chromosome 8, Setaria_viridis_v4.0, whole genome shotgun sequence genomic DNA contains:
- the LOC117834381 gene encoding pentatricopeptide repeat-containing protein DWY1, chloroplastic translates to MHEQSDNNLYQLLETLLEKAKTIDYEPYQNAELSDSEDDEKPAAGSLKHHSERLAVALGLLQTPPGATIRATENITMCMDCHSSIKLFSLLANKEIVVPDSKRLHKFKDGHCSCGDFGAL, encoded by the coding sequence ATGCACGAACAAAGTGATAATAACCTGTATCAACTGCTAGAGACTCTGTTGGAGAAAGCTAAAACCATTGACTATGAACCTTACCAGAATGCAGAGTTGTCTGACAGTGAGGATGACGAGAAGCCTGCTGCAGGTTCCCTAAAGCACCACAGTGAGAGATTAGCTGTTGCCCTGGGGTTGCTCCAAACACCTCCAGGTGCAACAATTCGTGCCACAGAGAACATCACCATGTGCATGGACTGCCACAGTTCAATTAAGCTCTTTTCATTACTTGCAAACAAAGAGATTGTTGTCCCGGACAGTAAACGCCTTCACAAGTTCAAGGATGGCCATTGCTCTTGTGGGGACTTTGGTGCGCTATGA